Proteins encoded together in one Raphanus sativus cultivar WK10039 unplaced genomic scaffold, ASM80110v3 Scaffold2017, whole genome shotgun sequence window:
- the LOC108859583 gene encoding phytochrome-interacting ankyrin-repeat protein 2, whose amino-acid sequence MLQEEAVGFSLRRNSFRRRSPRSNVDDRGWTPLHIKARKGDLKSVKQLLDQGFDVNALAWGPKSKGVTPLHLAAEGGHIEVMDLLLERGANIDARTWGSCGWTPLHAAAKERKREAVKFLVENGAFLPDDISDTRFNPPVHYCHGLEWAYEEMKRLNSESSSSSSGGDTSCSSEN is encoded by the coding sequence ATGCTCCAAGAAGAGGCGGTTGGATTCTCTCTCCGGCGCAACTCTTTTAGGCGCCGATCCCCAAGATCAAACGTTGACGACAGGGGATGGACTCCGCTCCACATCAAAGCCCGGAAAGGCGATCTGAAGTCCGTCAAACAGCTGCTCGACCAAGGGTTCGACGTGAACGCTCTAGCTTGGGGACCCAAGTCGAAAGGAGTGACTCCGCTTCACCTCGCTGCCGAGGGAGGTCACATCGAAGTCATGGATCTGCTCCTCGAGCGCGGGGCCAACATCGATGCCAGGACGTGGGGCTCTTGCGGGTGGACACCTCTCCACGCCGCGGCcaaggagaggaagagagaagcgGTGAAGTTTCTGGTGGAGAACGGCGCGTTTCTGCCTGATGACATAAGTGATACGAGATTCAATCCGCCGGTGCATTACTGTCACGGGCTGGAGTGGGCGTACGAGGAGATGAAGAGGCTTAACAgtgagtcttcttcttcttcgtctggTGGAGACACGTCTTGCAGTTCAGAGAACTGA